From a region of the Ovis aries strain OAR_USU_Benz2616 breed Rambouillet chromosome 2, ARS-UI_Ramb_v3.0, whole genome shotgun sequence genome:
- the NEUROD1 gene encoding neurogenic differentiation factor 1 yields MTKSYSESGLMGEPQPQGPPSWTDECLSSQDEEHETDKKEDDLEAMNAEEDSLRNGGEDEEEDEDLEEEEEEEEEDDDQKPKRRGPKKKKMTKARLERFKLRRMKANARERNRMHGLNAALDNLRKVVPCYSKTQKLSKIETLRLAKNYIWALSEILRSGKSPDLVSFVQTLCKGLSQPTTNLVAGCLQLNPRTFLPEQNQDMPAHLPTASASFPVHPYSYQSPGLPSPPYGTMDSSHVFHVKPPPHAYSAALEPFFESPLTDCTSPSFDGPLSPPLSINGNFSFKHEPSAEFEKNYAFTMHYPAATLAGAQSHGSVFSGAAAPRCEIPIDNIMSFDSHSHHERVMSAQLNAIFHD; encoded by the coding sequence ATGACCAAATCGTACAGCGAGAGTGGGCTGATGGGGGAGCCTCAGCCCCAGGGTCCTCCAAGCTGGACAGATGAGTGTCTTAGTTCTCAGGACGAGGAGCACGAGACAGACAAAAAGGAGGATGACCTCGAAGCCATGAACGCGGAAGAGGACTCGCTGAGGAACGGGGGAGAGGACGAGGAGGAAGATGAGGacctggaagaggaggaggaagaggaagaggaggacgaCGATCAAAAGCCTAAGAGACGCGGCCCCAAAAAGAAGAAGATGACGAAGGCGCGCCTCGAGCGTTTTAAGCTGAGACGCATGAAAGCCAACGCCCGGGAGCGGAACCGCATGCACGGGCTGAACGCGGCGCTGGACAACCTGCGCAAGGTAGTGCCCTGCTACTCCAAGACGCAGAAGCTGTCCAAAATCGAGACACTGCGCTTGGCCAAAAACTACATCTGGGCTCTGTCGGAGATCTTGCGTTCGGGGAAAAGCCCTGACCTGGTCTCCTTTGTACAGACGCTCTGCAAGGGTTTATCCCAGCCCACCACCAACCTGGTTGCTGGCTGCCTGCAGCTCAATCCTCGAACTTTTCTGCCTGAGCAGAACCAGGACATGCCTGCGCACCTGCCGACCGCCAGCGCTTCTTTCCCTGTGCACCCCTACTCCTACCAGTCTCCGGGGCTGCCCAGCCCGCCCTACGGCACCATGGACAGCTCCCATGTCTTCCACGTCAAGCCGCCGCCTCACGCCTACAGCGCGGCGCTGGAACCTTTCTTTGAGAGCCCTCTGACTGATTGCACCAGCCCTTCCTTTGACGGACCCCTCAGCCCGCCGCTCAGCATCAATGGCAACTTCTCTTTCAAACACGAACCGTCCGCCGAGTTTGAGAAAAATTATGCCTTTACCATGCACTATCCTGCAGCGACCCTGGCAGGGGCCCAAAGCCACGGATCAGTCTTCTCGGGCGCCGCTGCCCCTCGCTGTGAGATCCCTATAGACAATATTATGTCCTTCGATAGCCATTCACATCATGAGCGAGTCATGAGTGCCCAGCTCAATGCCATCTTTCACGATTAG